Proteins from a single region of Paenibacillus sp. BIHB 4019:
- the bshA gene encoding N-acetyl-alpha-D-glucosaminyl L-malate synthase BshA: MARKLKIGITCYPTLGGSGVVATELGKLLAERGHEIHFITHSIPFRLGHFNKNIFFHEVEVNDYYVFRYPPYDLSLASKMAQVAKMEKLDLLHVHYAVPHAVCAHLAKQMIGDELKTVTTLHGTDITVLAQDESLKDLIRLAINKSDAVTAVSQDLIQETRKLLDITKPIDLTYNFVDKRIYYPRDVASLRLDYASPNEKILMHISNFRPVKRVSDVIEIFQQVAKKVPSKLLLVGEGPELSKIQCKIREMGLEDRVVFLGKQEDVAQVISLADVLLLPSEKESFGLVALEAMACGVPTIGSTAGGIPELVTHGETGFLSPIGDVDSMAANAIRLLTDEELHAKFKEACIYRACHAFCNDRITAEYEEIYHRVLGMEAELPASAVVCE; the protein is encoded by the coding sequence ATGGCACGTAAGTTGAAAATCGGGATAACCTGTTATCCTACGCTTGGCGGCTCTGGTGTCGTTGCGACTGAGCTCGGCAAGCTGCTTGCTGAGCGGGGACATGAAATTCATTTTATAACGCACAGCATTCCGTTCCGGCTAGGCCATTTTAATAAAAATATTTTTTTCCATGAAGTTGAAGTCAATGATTATTATGTATTTCGGTATCCGCCTTATGATTTATCACTGGCAAGCAAGATGGCACAGGTCGCCAAGATGGAGAAGCTGGATTTGCTTCATGTGCATTATGCGGTTCCTCACGCCGTCTGTGCCCATCTCGCCAAGCAAATGATCGGCGATGAGCTCAAGACGGTTACAACGCTGCATGGAACGGATATCACGGTGCTCGCGCAGGATGAGTCGCTTAAGGACTTGATTAGGCTTGCCATTAACAAAAGTGATGCTGTAACGGCGGTTTCTCAGGATTTGATCCAGGAGACGAGAAAACTGCTTGATATTACGAAGCCGATTGATCTGACCTATAATTTCGTTGACAAGCGCATTTATTATCCTCGGGACGTCGCTTCGCTGCGCCTGGATTATGCCAGCCCGAATGAAAAAATATTAATGCATATTTCCAATTTCCGTCCTGTTAAGCGGGTATCTGACGTTATTGAAATTTTTCAGCAGGTTGCTAAAAAAGTGCCTTCGAAGCTGCTGCTCGTTGGAGAAGGCCCTGAGCTGTCGAAAATCCAGTGTAAAATCCGTGAAATGGGACTGGAGGATCGCGTCGTATTTCTGGGCAAGCAGGAGGATGTGGCGCAGGTGATATCGCTTGCTGATGTGCTGCTGCTCCCTTCGGAGAAAGAAAGCTTCGGTCTAGTAGCGCTGGAGGCCATGGCTTGCGGCGTGCCGACGATTGGCTCGACTGCTGGCGGTATCCCGGAGCTGGTGACGCATGGCGAAACGGGCTTCCTTAGCCCGATAGGCGATGTGGACAGCATGGCCGCCAATGCGATTCGTTTGCTGACAGACGAAGAGCTGCATGCGAAGTTTAAGGAAGCTTGCATATACCGCGCCTGCCATGCTTTCTGTAATGATCGCATTACGGCTGAATATGAAGAAATTTATCATCGCGTGCTGGGCATGGAAGCTGAGCTTCCTGCGTCTGCGGTCGTTTGCGAATAA
- a CDS encoding menaquinol-cytochrome c reductase cytochrome b/c subunit yields the protein MAHGHKSDEKVVFVGDSRVKKNNHPNIPPDYTSFPGKSEAFIPNFLLKEWMVGCVVLVGFLVWTIAEPAPLGYPADPTNASFIPMPDWYFLFLYQFLKYPYVSQDYIVLGTMGIPGVMFGGLLLAPFLDTGKERRFYRRPIASSLMILSLIACVYLTVISWDHYQHQLEITNTIPEHHIREEKAREAAAKGEEAPSTTKKPETASVAIVEADDPAHKLMEQSKCLTCHAADMKGNPPQIPALRGIGDVLSKEEIVATVTNGNGNMPSFKDSLSAEQIDQIATWLSKQKASTE from the coding sequence ATGGCACATGGTCACAAATCAGACGAAAAGGTTGTATTCGTCGGAGATTCGCGGGTGAAGAAAAACAACCATCCGAATATTCCGCCGGACTACACGTCTTTTCCAGGGAAGTCAGAAGCGTTTATTCCTAACTTCCTGCTGAAAGAGTGGATGGTTGGCTGCGTCGTACTCGTCGGGTTTCTCGTATGGACGATTGCAGAGCCGGCACCGCTAGGCTATCCGGCAGATCCGACAAACGCATCGTTTATTCCGATGCCGGACTGGTATTTCTTGTTCCTGTATCAATTTTTGAAATATCCATATGTATCACAGGATTACATTGTACTCGGTACAATGGGTATTCCTGGTGTCATGTTCGGCGGCTTGCTGCTTGCTCCTTTCCTCGATACAGGCAAAGAGCGCAGATTTTACCGTCGTCCGATTGCTTCCTCGCTAATGATTTTATCATTGATTGCCTGTGTGTATTTGACGGTTATATCTTGGGACCACTACCAGCACCAGCTGGAAATTACCAATACGATACCTGAGCATCACATTCGTGAAGAGAAAGCAAGAGAAGCAGCGGCTAAAGGCGAAGAGGCTCCTAGCACAACGAAGAAGCCTGAAACCGCATCCGTTGCGATTGTAGAAGCGGATGATCCAGCACATAAGCTGATGGAGCAATCCAAATGCTTGACCTGCCACGCAGCTGATATGAAAGGTAATCCGCCGCAAATTCCTGCACTACGGGGAATTGGCGATGTATTATCTAAAGAAGAAATTGTAGCGACCGTCACGAACGGCAACGGCAATATGCCTTCTTTCAAAGACAGCCTGAGCGCTGAGCAGATTGATCAAATTGCAACTTGGCTTTCCAAGCAGAAAGCTTCAACTGAATAA
- a CDS encoding tetratricopeptide repeat protein, producing the protein MNGDACIKKAYAFILTSDFEQAIVWFEQAIAAEPDNASYYHKCAISCARSGKWAKAYDHARRALELARDEPEYIYHLQTIEARLQLSGAQQQLIQEPPALEEALLMLKKAVELDPLCFDAFYWIAMTYAELGQLDEAAVHAREAIRLDPEHSAARRLFADVSRRRRLMRYRINGQHRRRNR; encoded by the coding sequence ATGAACGGGGATGCTTGTATCAAAAAGGCGTATGCTTTCATTTTAACCAGCGATTTTGAACAGGCTATTGTCTGGTTTGAGCAAGCGATTGCCGCAGAGCCTGACAATGCCAGTTATTATCATAAGTGCGCTATTTCATGCGCGCGCAGCGGGAAATGGGCGAAAGCTTATGACCATGCCCGCCGGGCGCTTGAGCTGGCGAGGGATGAGCCGGAATATATTTATCATTTGCAGACGATTGAAGCGAGGCTGCAGCTCTCCGGTGCGCAGCAGCAGCTGATACAAGAGCCTCCGGCATTGGAAGAGGCGCTGTTGATGCTAAAGAAGGCGGTGGAGCTTGATCCACTGTGCTTTGACGCTTTTTACTGGATCGCCATGACGTACGCTGAGCTTGGTCAGCTGGATGAAGCTGCTGTCCATGCGCGTGAAGCGATTCGGCTTGACCCGGAGCATTCAGCTGCCAGAAGGCTGTTTGCTGACGTGAGCCGTCGGCGGCGCTTGATGCGCTACCGAATCAACGGACAACATAGACGAAGGAACAGGTGA
- a CDS encoding DUF1405 domain-containing protein — MGLSWLWSRMLWMNRTILWLLFIVNFLGTVYGYIWYWNQLVYTYERFPSWLLVFVPDSPTASLFFTLALLYLLFPPPESASRFVQVTRMVIEGLAVVTSVKYGLWAVSMIVATGAQGGELNWQHGMLVFSHLGMAVEVLLYARFMKAGFKAVVIGTAWLLLNDTIDYTFGVFPWLADELMDDLPQVRLFTYGLTIFSFMAGWLVLRARKQL, encoded by the coding sequence ATGGGATTGTCATGGTTATGGAGCCGCATGCTGTGGATGAACCGTACGATATTGTGGCTGCTGTTTATCGTTAATTTTTTAGGGACCGTTTATGGTTACATCTGGTATTGGAATCAATTGGTTTATACCTATGAACGGTTTCCGTCTTGGCTGCTTGTATTTGTGCCGGACAGTCCGACGGCTAGTTTGTTTTTCACGCTTGCGCTGCTTTATTTGCTGTTCCCGCCGCCTGAATCGGCATCTAGATTTGTTCAGGTCACTAGAATGGTTATAGAAGGCCTTGCGGTCGTAACGTCAGTGAAATACGGCTTGTGGGCAGTGTCGATGATAGTGGCAACGGGAGCGCAAGGCGGAGAGCTGAATTGGCAGCATGGCATGCTTGTATTTTCCCATCTCGGTATGGCTGTAGAGGTGCTTCTGTATGCTCGCTTTATGAAAGCAGGATTCAAGGCCGTCGTCATAGGCACCGCCTGGCTGCTGCTGAATGACACGATTGATTATACGTTCGGCGTGTTCCCTTGGCTGGCTGATGAGCTGATGGACGATTTGCCGCAAGTCCGTTTGTTTACATATGGTTTAACCATCTTTAGCTTTATGGCCGGCTGGCTGGTGCTCCGAGCAAGAAAACAACTTTAA
- a CDS encoding biotin--[acetyl-CoA-carboxylase] ligase — protein sequence MSHENLLRLFADRDGEYVSGEHISRELKVSRTAVWKQIRKLESQGFEFEASRRLGYRLLSMPDKLDMAALLTSLKTKKFGQKLQVLESVESTQNIAQALAEGGAEEGMLVVAEQQLSGRGRMGRGWISPLGKGIWMSMVMRPTVPIYFAPQLTLLTAVALCRSLKRLTKLDIGIKWPNDLLINGKKISGILLESAAEDERLRYVIAGIGISVNLQQADYPEELLEKATSLRMASGEKQVREAIIADFLLEWEQLYELYQSEGFAPIVTLWESLSVSLHKPATLLTPQGVVEGTPRGLDASGALIIEKLDGSQALIFSAEMGEPRGE from the coding sequence ATGAGTCATGAAAACTTGCTGCGTTTGTTCGCGGATCGTGACGGCGAATATGTATCTGGCGAGCATATTAGCCGCGAGCTGAAAGTGAGCCGCACGGCAGTATGGAAGCAAATACGCAAGCTGGAGTCACAAGGATTTGAATTTGAAGCTTCACGCAGGCTCGGTTATCGTCTGCTTTCCATGCCGGACAAGCTGGACATGGCTGCGTTGCTAACCAGCCTTAAAACCAAAAAATTCGGTCAAAAGCTGCAGGTGCTGGAATCGGTCGAATCGACGCAAAATATTGCGCAAGCGCTAGCGGAAGGCGGTGCGGAGGAAGGGATGCTCGTTGTTGCCGAGCAGCAGCTGAGCGGTCGGGGCCGTATGGGCCGAGGCTGGATATCGCCTCTGGGCAAAGGCATATGGATGAGCATGGTCATGCGTCCAACGGTGCCGATTTATTTTGCTCCGCAGCTAACGCTGCTTACGGCAGTAGCGCTTTGCCGCAGCCTTAAGCGGCTGACGAAGCTCGACATCGGCATTAAATGGCCCAACGATCTGCTCATTAATGGCAAAAAAATTAGCGGCATATTGCTCGAATCCGCCGCAGAGGATGAGCGGTTGCGCTATGTCATCGCCGGAATCGGGATCAGCGTTAATTTGCAGCAGGCCGATTATCCCGAGGAGCTTTTGGAAAAGGCGACCTCCCTGCGTATGGCAAGCGGCGAGAAACAAGTACGCGAAGCGATAATTGCCGATTTTTTGCTGGAGTGGGAGCAGCTGTATGAGCTGTATCAAAGCGAGGGCTTTGCCCCGATTGTTACGCTATGGGAGTCGCTTTCGGTTTCGCTTCACAAGCCAGCTACGCTGTTAACGCCGCAAGGAGTCGTTGAAGGCACGCCGAGAGGGCTTGATGCTAGCGGAGCGCTTATCATAGAAAAGCTGGATGGCAGCCAGGCGCTTATTTTTTCGGCAGAAATGGGCGAGCCGCGGGGCGAGTAA
- the dapB gene encoding 4-hydroxy-tetrahydrodipicolinate reductase encodes MGREVVKMVLEDEALELVSAVAPSAGAVDAGSFANKPNTGVIACKTIEEALSSAKADVMVDFTAPHAAYEHTKTAIEFGVRPIMGTTGFTPEQIEELDGRCIEKQLGGLIAPNFSIGAILMMKFAAQASKYLPHVEIIEYHGDHKLDAPSGTSIKTAELIAEARQELRQGNPNEKETIEGARGGYYNGFRIHSVRLPGVFAQQEVVFGGYGQTLKIRHDSYDRAGYMPGVNVAIKKVMGYSGLVYGFEHLMD; translated from the coding sequence ATGGGCCGTGAAGTGGTAAAAATGGTGCTGGAGGATGAGGCGCTGGAGCTTGTATCCGCCGTCGCGCCTTCAGCAGGCGCTGTAGATGCGGGAAGCTTTGCGAACAAGCCGAATACCGGCGTCATCGCTTGCAAGACGATTGAAGAGGCGCTCAGCAGTGCAAAGGCTGATGTTATGGTCGATTTTACGGCTCCGCATGCAGCCTATGAACATACAAAAACAGCGATTGAATTTGGCGTACGTCCTATTATGGGAACGACAGGTTTTACCCCTGAGCAAATTGAAGAGCTTGACGGGCGTTGTATCGAGAAGCAGCTTGGCGGGCTCATCGCGCCGAACTTTTCGATTGGCGCTATTCTGATGATGAAATTTGCAGCACAGGCATCGAAATATTTGCCGCATGTTGAAATTATTGAATATCATGGCGACCACAAGCTTGATGCCCCTTCAGGCACATCGATCAAAACGGCAGAGCTCATTGCCGAGGCTCGTCAGGAGCTGCGCCAAGGCAATCCTAACGAGAAAGAAACGATTGAAGGAGCAAGAGGCGGTTACTACAATGGCTTCCGTATACATAGTGTGAGACTTCCGGGCGTATTTGCGCAGCAGGAAGTTGTATTTGGCGGTTATGGCCAAACGCTCAAAATTCGCCATGACTCCTATGACCGTGCGGGCTATATGCCAGGCGTTAATGTAGCGATTAAGAAAGTGATGGGGTACAGCGGCTTAGTATACGGTTTCGAGCATTTAATGGATTAA
- a CDS encoding nucleotide pyrophosphohydrolase, with the protein MSQKTLANIQQEVDDYISQFKEGYFSPLALMARMSEEVGELAREVNHSYGEKRKKADEADNSIEMELGDILFLLSCFANSLDIDLTEAHNKVMDKFNTRDKNRWTLKNAEQ; encoded by the coding sequence ATGTCTCAAAAAACGTTGGCAAATATCCAGCAAGAAGTGGATGATTATATTTCTCAATTTAAAGAAGGCTACTTCAGTCCGCTGGCGCTGATGGCAAGAATGAGCGAGGAAGTCGGCGAGCTTGCGCGTGAAGTGAACCATTCCTACGGCGAGAAGCGCAAGAAGGCGGATGAGGCCGACAACTCCATCGAGATGGAGCTTGGCGATATTTTATTTCTATTATCCTGCTTCGCCAATTCGCTCGATATTGATTTAACGGAAGCACATAATAAAGTAATGGACAAATTCAATACACGGGATAAAAACCGCTGGACTTTAAAAAACGCTGAACAGTAA
- a CDS encoding YitT family protein: MMLRKVTKQLQIILPILLGTAIYAFGLHYFLIPNMLMEGGVTGIAVLLNYAAGWPLSITTLVLNIPLFLLGWKTLGRTEMLYTLAGIVSLSFFLAVMEQLIARGWVITFHTSTDYILAALYAGVTLGAGLGIVFRFGGTTGGVDIIARIVSRRKTLSMGQIILILDIVIIGGSLFFIPIEKVLYTLVTVFVSAKLIDFIQDGAYAAKSFSIITDKGTPMAQRITIEMERGVTLMPAKGAFSGQQKEIVYCVVQRQELRRLKAIVRSVDPRAFVIINDVHDVLGEGFNEE; the protein is encoded by the coding sequence ATGATGCTTCGAAAAGTGACTAAACAATTGCAAATTATTTTGCCTATTCTGCTAGGCACAGCCATATATGCTTTCGGGCTGCACTATTTCCTTATTCCAAACATGCTGATGGAGGGCGGTGTAACCGGCATAGCGGTTCTGCTCAATTATGCAGCCGGTTGGCCGCTGTCCATTACGACGCTTGTCCTCAACATTCCGCTGTTTCTGCTTGGCTGGAAAACGCTTGGCCGTACCGAGATGCTTTACACGCTCGCTGGCATCGTATCGCTCTCCTTCTTCCTAGCTGTAATGGAGCAGCTTATTGCCAGAGGCTGGGTCATTACCTTCCACACTTCAACCGACTACATACTTGCCGCTTTGTATGCAGGGGTTACGCTCGGGGCAGGGCTTGGCATCGTCTTCCGCTTCGGCGGAACGACTGGCGGCGTGGATATTATAGCCCGAATCGTATCGCGTCGCAAAACGCTGAGCATGGGTCAAATTATTCTTATACTCGATATTGTCATTATCGGAGGTTCGCTCTTTTTTATTCCTATCGAAAAAGTGCTGTATACGCTCGTAACGGTATTCGTTTCCGCCAAGCTCATTGATTTCATTCAAGACGGTGCCTATGCCGCCAAATCCTTCTCCATTATTACAGACAAAGGCACGCCGATGGCGCAGCGCATTACGATTGAGATGGAACGCGGCGTAACGCTGATGCCGGCAAAAGGCGCTTTTTCCGGCCAGCAAAAGGAAATCGTTTATTGCGTCGTTCAGCGGCAGGAGCTGCGCCGGCTCAAAGCCATCGTACGCAGCGTAGATCCTCGTGCCTTCGTCATTATTAATGATGTCCACGATGTGCTGGGCGAAGGATTTAACGAGGAATAA
- the bshB1 gene encoding bacillithiol biosynthesis deacetylase BshB1 has protein sequence MSECLDILVFGAHADDAEIGMGGTIAKHTMAGMLVGICDLTEAEMSSNGTVEQRRREADEAAAVLGLYSRTNLQLPDRGLELTRSNIDSIVAEIRRTSPRIVFAPYWVDRHPDHIACSKLVEEAVFNAKLRKYMPELPPVQVQQLIYYYINDMEQVSLVIDVSEQYETKRQSLLAYRSQFQAVSGAEDRVSTPLTDRYVERVEARDMLLGQARSWQYAEGFALKRPHEVKLF, from the coding sequence ATGAGTGAGTGCTTAGATATTCTCGTATTTGGCGCTCATGCAGATGATGCTGAAATCGGAATGGGCGGCACGATTGCCAAGCATACGATGGCAGGCATGCTGGTGGGCATTTGTGATTTGACCGAAGCGGAAATGTCTTCGAATGGCACCGTAGAGCAGCGAAGGCGCGAAGCCGATGAAGCTGCTGCGGTGCTTGGTCTTTATTCACGGACCAATTTGCAGCTGCCGGACCGCGGCCTTGAGCTTACACGCAGCAATATCGACAGCATCGTGGCAGAAATCCGCCGTACCAGCCCGCGCATCGTATTTGCGCCGTATTGGGTTGATCGGCATCCCGATCATATTGCCTGCAGCAAGCTGGTTGAGGAAGCTGTATTCAATGCCAAGCTGCGAAAATATATGCCGGAGCTGCCGCCTGTTCAGGTGCAGCAGCTTATTTATTACTACATAAATGACATGGAGCAGGTTTCGCTCGTCATAGACGTTAGTGAGCAATACGAAACGAAGCGCCAATCGCTGCTAGCATACCGCTCGCAGTTTCAAGCGGTTTCCGGGGCAGAAGACCGCGTTTCGACGCCGCTCACCGACCGCTATGTGGAACGGGTAGAAGCAAGAGATATGCTGCTCGGTCAGGCACGCTCCTGGCAGTACGCGGAAGGATTTGCTTTAAAGCGGCCGCATGAGGTGAAATTATTTTAG
- a CDS encoding methylglyoxal synthase, whose protein sequence is MKIAFIAHDRKKEEIVNFVIAYEQVFVGHELYSTGTTGTRIMEQTNLSIHRFMSGPLGGDQQIGALVAQNEMDLIIFLRDPLMAQPHEPDIIALLRLCDVQGIPVATNVATAELLVKALERGDFAWRELVHKYKPELPL, encoded by the coding sequence ATGAAAATTGCATTCATCGCGCATGACCGAAAAAAAGAAGAAATCGTCAACTTTGTTATTGCCTATGAGCAGGTGTTTGTTGGCCACGAGCTTTATTCAACAGGTACGACTGGTACGAGAATTATGGAGCAAACGAATTTGAGCATTCACCGTTTTATGTCGGGACCGCTCGGCGGCGACCAGCAAATCGGCGCTCTTGTTGCCCAAAATGAAATGGATTTGATTATCTTTTTGCGTGATCCCCTAATGGCACAGCCGCATGAGCCGGATATTATTGCGCTGCTTCGCCTTTGCGATGTGCAGGGCATTCCAGTCGCGACGAACGTGGCGACAGCCGAATTGCTCGTCAAGGCGCTGGAGCGCGGCGATTTTGCCTGGAGAGAGCTTGTTCATAAGTACAAGCCTGAATTGCCGTTATGA
- a CDS encoding sporulation protein YpjB, producing MRTRIAIPILLCIAMLLGSVSATWAYAGEQPLGARQAQAADAEELMRRFEEAALSLYKASYADNRQAGYKYVQQLERLVPQLETGIEGRPAGWAKLQQSIRAVSDELLSKKQSSAWMEASARIHLTADAMLRPASGLWMQYERVMLEDVSRVRKAWKRPYEERANAARAAMDNLSAHLALVEGPAFMLRPEGRAAELQERIRYTNVLLSAGPKDQAQAGRVDEALTQLGAAVSRLFTDKPQAVVEEPALAPPASANPVSWTLLLGAIIMAVLAYKSWRKYKQQPYGIKPLP from the coding sequence ATGAGAACGCGTATTGCAATACCCATTTTATTATGTATCGCGATGTTGCTAGGCTCCGTCTCTGCGACTTGGGCTTATGCTGGTGAACAGCCGCTTGGCGCAAGACAAGCGCAGGCTGCTGATGCTGAAGAGCTCATGCGTCGTTTCGAGGAAGCGGCTCTTTCATTATATAAAGCTTCTTATGCAGACAACCGCCAAGCCGGCTATAAATATGTCCAGCAGCTGGAGCGCCTTGTGCCGCAGCTGGAGACAGGCATAGAAGGGCGCCCAGCTGGCTGGGCAAAGCTGCAGCAGAGCATCAGGGCTGTCTCCGATGAGCTTTTGAGCAAAAAACAGTCCTCCGCATGGATGGAGGCATCTGCCCGGATTCATCTAACAGCGGATGCGATGCTTAGGCCGGCAAGCGGTTTATGGATGCAATATGAGCGGGTTATGCTGGAAGATGTAAGCCGCGTGCGAAAAGCGTGGAAGCGCCCATATGAGGAACGGGCGAATGCTGCAAGAGCGGCGATGGACAACTTAAGCGCGCATTTGGCGCTCGTTGAGGGTCCCGCCTTTATGCTGCGTCCGGAAGGACGGGCAGCCGAGCTGCAAGAGCGGATACGCTACACAAACGTGCTGTTATCCGCCGGGCCTAAGGACCAAGCGCAAGCGGGCCGAGTCGACGAGGCGCTGACGCAGCTTGGAGCGGCGGTAAGCAGATTGTTTACGGACAAGCCGCAAGCGGTTGTGGAGGAGCCCGCGCTCGCGCCTCCCGCATCGGCTAATCCGGTAAGCTGGACGCTGCTGCTTGGCGCTATTATTATGGCTGTGCTTGCTTATAAAAGCTGGCGTAAATACAAGCAGCAGCCTTACGGCATAAAGCCGCTCCCATGA
- the qcrB gene encoding menaquinol-cytochrome c reductase cytochrome b subunit, which produces MFKSVYNWIDERLDITPLWRDVADHEVPEHVNPAHHFSAFVYCFGGLTFFITVIQILSGMFLTMYYVPDILNAYASVDYLNHKVAFGGIVRGMHHFGASLVIVMMFLHTLRVFFTGSYKAPREMNWVVGMLIFFIMLGLGFTGYLLPWDNKAYFATKVGVQIAESVPYIGPYIGQFLYGGDIVGAQTLTRFFAIHVFFLPGALLAMLAAHFLMIRKQGISGPL; this is translated from the coding sequence ATGTTTAAAAGTGTATACAATTGGATTGATGAACGTCTTGACATTACGCCGTTGTGGAGGGATGTTGCGGATCACGAAGTACCGGAGCACGTTAACCCTGCACATCATTTCTCGGCATTTGTCTACTGCTTTGGCGGCTTGACGTTTTTTATTACCGTTATTCAAATTTTGTCTGGTATGTTTCTGACGATGTATTATGTTCCGGACATTTTGAATGCTTATGCAAGCGTTGACTATTTGAACCACAAGGTCGCATTCGGCGGCATCGTTCGCGGCATGCATCACTTTGGTGCGAGTCTCGTTATTGTTATGATGTTTTTACATACGCTGCGCGTGTTCTTCACCGGCTCTTATAAAGCGCCGCGCGAAATGAACTGGGTAGTGGGTATGCTTATTTTCTTCATTATGTTGGGCCTTGGTTTCACAGGCTACCTTCTTCCATGGGATAACAAAGCTTACTTCGCAACAAAGGTCGGCGTTCAAATCGCGGAATCCGTTCCGTACATCGGACCTTACATCGGGCAGTTCCTGTATGGCGGCGACATTGTAGGAGCTCAAACGTTAACTCGCTTCTTCGCGATTCACGTTTTCTTCCTGCCAGGTGCGCTTCTTGCTATGCTGGCAGCTCACTTCCTGATGATTCGGAAACAAGGTATTTCGGGACCACTTTAA
- a CDS encoding CCA tRNA nucleotidyltransferase: MERCTSIPQAMREALPILATLNGHGHEAVFVGGCVRDTVMGLALKDVDIATSATPEQVVALFAYCIPTGLQHGTVTVMQDGTGYEVTTYRKESVYEKHRRPESVAFISELKEDLLRRDLTINAMAMHLSGDYYDPYGGMSDIQSKQIRCVGDAEARFQEDALRMLRALRFASQFSFRIVYRTWRALLKHRELLRYVAMERVQAELDKMIGGPAPHYAAALLAGSGLLAYTLEPLPAARALLAVAAKSGRIQLDYLTALDSVDIRYAALMTQPSVTPQEAKATLQALRMSGSRSGVIMAIVSLYHDMVVNRSPNEEKLRISWIEAVLRYGQVAAASWLHIAEATGREHAFWSDVPRMKLWLSRMEISSLKELAINGNQLAAYWDRKPGAWMGEMLKRLLLLVALGDLSNSQEQLLKQVDRWKEETDES; encoded by the coding sequence ATGGAGCGCTGCACCTCGATTCCGCAAGCAATGCGAGAGGCGCTGCCCATTCTCGCAACCTTGAACGGGCACGGCCACGAAGCCGTGTTCGTTGGAGGCTGCGTGAGGGATACCGTTATGGGCCTCGCGCTTAAAGATGTAGATATTGCAACGTCGGCGACACCGGAGCAGGTTGTTGCCTTATTTGCGTATTGTATTCCAACCGGCCTGCAGCATGGGACGGTGACGGTGATGCAGGATGGAACAGGGTATGAGGTAACGACGTATCGCAAGGAATCCGTATACGAGAAGCATCGCAGGCCAGAAAGTGTGGCTTTTATATCGGAACTAAAAGAAGATTTGCTGCGGCGGGATTTGACGATTAATGCGATGGCGATGCATTTAAGCGGAGATTATTACGATCCGTATGGCGGCATGAGCGACATACAATCGAAGCAGATACGCTGTGTAGGGGACGCGGAAGCCAGGTTTCAGGAGGATGCGCTTCGCATGCTGCGTGCTCTCCGCTTCGCTTCGCAGTTCAGCTTTCGCATCGTGTACCGCACTTGGCGGGCGCTGCTCAAGCACCGCGAGCTGCTGCGCTACGTAGCGATGGAGCGTGTGCAGGCCGAGCTTGATAAAATGATTGGCGGACCGGCTCCGCATTATGCAGCAGCGCTGCTCGCTGGGAGCGGCCTGCTTGCTTACACCCTAGAGCCTTTGCCGGCTGCTCGTGCCTTGCTTGCAGTGGCAGCGAAGTCGGGGCGTATCCAGCTTGACTATTTGACTGCGTTAGATAGCGTAGACATTCGTTATGCAGCATTGATGACGCAGCCAAGCGTTACCCCTCAGGAGGCAAAAGCAACGCTGCAGGCGCTGCGCATGTCAGGAAGCCGCAGCGGCGTCATTATGGCGATTGTGTCGCTTTATCATGATATGGTCGTAAACCGGAGTCCGAACGAAGAGAAGCTTCGTATAAGCTGGATTGAGGCCGTTCTGCGCTACGGACAGGTAGCAGCAGCAAGCTGGCTGCATATTGCTGAAGCAACTGGTCGGGAGCACGCTTTTTGGTCGGATGTGCCGCGGATGAAGCTTTGGCTGTCGCGAATGGAAATTTCCTCGCTCAAGGAGCTGGCGATAAACGGCAATCAGCTTGCGGCCTATTGGGATCGCAAACCGGGCGCCTGGATGGGCGAGATGCTGAAACGGCTGCTGCTGCTAGTTGCGCTTGGCGACCTTTCTAATTCGCAGGAACAGCTGCTGAAACAAGTTGACAGATGGAAGGAAGAGACGGATGAGTCATGA